GCGGCGTCTTCGTCAACCCGGCGCTGACCGAGCCGTTCGGATTGACCCTGATCGAGGCCGCCGCCAGCGGCCTGCCCGTGGTCGCCACGCGGGACGGCGGTCCCCTCGACATCATCGCCCAGTGCCACAACGGAGTGCTGATCGATCCGCTGGATGCCGCCGACATGGCGCGGGCGCTGAAGAAGGTCCTGAGCGAGAGCCAGGCCTGGCGTCTGCGCGCGGCCAACGGCGTCGTGCGGGCGAACAACCTGTACACCTGGACCAATCACGTGGCAACTTACCTCTCGCATCTCGAGCGCCTGCTGGACCGCCCCGGTCCCTTCATCAGGGATCACGATCTGAGCGTCGCCGACATCGGCCTCCCGGCGGGCGCGGGCGTCAGGGGCGTGCTCGACCGCATCGCGTCCCGAAAACGTGCTCGCCGCCGCCCACGGGATTATTTCGTCGTCGGGACTGATTCAGCGGGGAAACGGCCGCCTGTTCCCGCCAAGAGGCCCGCGGCGATCGTGGGCCTGCACGATTTCACAGCCCGAATAGGCGCGTCGGACACCTGAACGCATACGCACACACCTCAGTCTGCCCGGGAAGGGATGAATGATGATCCGTGAGCTGGAACGCTTCCTCGCACAACACCGGCGGGAGGCCTACACCCTCTTCCGCCGTTGCCTGGACTTGGGGCGGCCCGTACTCCAGCGAACCGACATCATGCCCGAATTCGAGGCGTTCTGCCGCGAACAAGACGATTCCGCCGAGTGCGGCGAGGGTTTCGCGGAGGTGATCCGCTCCATCCAGGAGGCGGTCTCCACGCCCCCCGACCTCTACCTGGCCATCCGCGCCAACGTGGCGCGCTGGCAGTACGTGCACATCCAGGTGGAGACGGCCAGTTGCCGCGAGGTGGACGTGGCCGAGTACCTGTTCGTCAAGGAGCGCCTGGCCCATCCCGCCGCGGCGACTGACAACTGGCCCCTCGAGATCGACCTGACGCCCTTCGAGAGGGGATTTCCCAAGCTGCACGAGGTCCGATCGATCGGGCGCGGCGTGGAGTACCTGAACCGGCACCTGTCGGGACGCCTCTTCGACAGCAACTCCGACGGGCTCCGCCTGCTCTTCAAGTTCCTGAAGATGCATCAGTGCCAGGGCCAGCAATTGATGCTGAACGACCTGATCCGCGACCGCACCGAAATGCGCGAGCGGCTGCGCGACGCCGTGGAATACCTGGAGACCCGGCCGCTGGCGGATACCTGGGCAGAGGTCGGTCACGAACTGAAACGCATGGGCTTCGAGCCCGGCTGGGGCCGCACCGCCGGTTTCATGGCCGAGAACATGAGCACCCTGTCCGACATCCTCGAGGCGCCGTCGCCCGAGAACCTGGAACGCTTCCTGGTGCGCATACCCATGATCTTCTCCCTGGTGATCCTCTCCCCCCACGGCTACTTCGGACAATCCGGCGTGCTGGGCAAGCCCGACACCGGCGGCCAGGTCGTCTACATCCTCGATCAGGTGCGGGCCCTGGAGCAGGAGATGCTGCGCTCGATCCGCGAGCAGGGGCTGGACATCGAGCCGCGCATATTGATCCTCACGCGCCTGATCCCCGAGGCCGAGGGCACGACCTGCGACCAGGAAGTGGAGCCCGTCACCGGGACCAGGCACACCAGGATCCTGCGCGTGCCCTTCCGCAACCAGAAGGGCGAGCTTATGCGCGAATGGATCTCGCGCTTTGAGATCTGGCCCTACCTGGAGCAGTACGCCATCGATACGGAGAAGGTGATCCTGGCCGAACTGGGCGGTCGACCCGACCTGTTGATCGGTAACTACTCCGACGGCAACCTGGTGGCGACCCTGCTGTCCCAGCGGCTGGGCGTGACTCAATGCAACATCGCCCACGCGCTGGAAAAATCGAAGTACAAGCAATCCGATCTCTTCTGGCGCGATCACGAGGCCCAGTTCCACTTCTCGTGCCAGTTCACGGCCGATCTGATCGCCATGAACACCGCCGACTTCATCATCTCCAGCACCTACCAGGAGATCGCCGGCACCCGCGAGGTGATCGGACAGTACGAGAGCTACTCCAGCTTCACCATGCCCGGCCTGTACCGCGTGGTGAGCGGCATCGATCCCTTCGACCCCAAGTTCAACATCGTCTCGCCGGGGGCGGACACCGAGGTCTTCTTCCCCTTCTCGGAGAAGGACCGGCGCGTCGAGTCGCTGCTGCCGGAGATCGAGGACCTGGTCAACGGCGGCGCCCGCCCGGACGCGCTCGGCCTGCTGCGCGACCATGACAAGCCCCTGCTCTTCGCCATGTCGCGTCTCGACCGCATCAAGAACATGGCGGGCCTGGTCGAGCTGTACGGGCGCAGCGACGCCCTGCGCGGGCAGGCCAACCTGCTTGTCGCCGGCGGATACATGACACCCGCGGAGTCGCAGGACGATGACGAGGCCAAGCAGATCGAGACCATGCACAGGCTCTTCGACGAATACGACCTGGACGGCCAGGCCCGCTGGATCACCATGCGCACCGACAAGACCCAGGTCGGCGAGCTCTACCGCTTCGTGGCCGACTCGCGCGGCGCCTTCGTCCAGCCCGCCCTCTTCGAGGCTTTCGGCCTGACCGTGATCGAGGCCATGAGCAGCGGCCTGCCCACCTTCGCGACGCTGCACGGCGGCCCGCTGGAGATCATCGAGCACGGTATATCCGGCTATCACATCGACCCGTTGCGTCCCGTGGAGGCGGCCGAGATCATGGCCGGCTTCTTCGGCGGCTGCCGCGAGGATGCCACGCTCTGGAAAACCATTTCCGACGGCGCCATCCAGCGCGTCGCCAGCCGCTACACCTGGCAGCTCTACGCCAGCCGGATGCTGTCGCTTTCGCGCATCTACGGTTTCTGGAAATTCATGACGAACATCGAAAGACAGGAGACGAGGCGGTATCTCGAGATGTTCTACACGCTCGTCTACCGCAAGCTGGCCGCCACCGTCCCCGGACAGTGAGCTGCCGTAACGGGGGGTTCGACAAGATGAAACCCGAAGAGTTGCTGCCCGAGGTGATGGCGCAATTCGCGCTCGATCCCGACGGCCTGCACGGTCTGCCGCACTGGGCGCGCGTTCTCGAGAACGCCCTGCGCCTGGCCAAGGACACCGACGTGAACCTGGAAGTGCTGGAACTGTTCGCCATCCTGCACGACTCGCGGCGCATCAGCGACGGCGAGGACCGCGACCACGGATTGCGGTCGGCCGACTTCGCCCTCTACTGCCGCGACAGGGGATACCTGCTCGACGACGCGTACTTCTCGAAGCTGCACCTGGCCATCGTGGGTCACAGCAAGCCGTGCTCCGACCCGGGCGACGAGACCATCCGCATCTGCTGGGACGCCGAACAGCTGGATCTCGGCCGCCTCGGCATCACGCCGCGCTCGAGCTGCATGTACACCGAAGCCGCCCGCGATCCGGCGGTGATCGCGTGGTCCGGCAACCGCAGCCGTCACGGACACGTGCCGAATCTGGTCACCAACCGCTGGCAGCAGTACCGGCAGCTCGACGGCAGAGCCATCTAGAGCGACTCGCCGTGGGCTTTCCAGGCAGAGTGCTCCACCGGCTGTACAAATGCGGAGTGCGTACATGAAAAAGCGAGATGATTGACATATCAAATATTGACATGTCAATATTTGACGTGTTAACTATCTAACATGAGTGCACGTCTACCACACCTCCCTCTTGAGGATTCATCCTCTCATTGGATCATCAGACTGGCCCAGGCGGTCGAATCCTCGCATAAGTGGTATCTGGAGACTTATCAGCTCACAAGAGCACAACTGTGGACGTTGCTGGCAATCCGTCATGACGCCAAACAACCGGTGGCGATCGCCAAGGCGCTGGGGATCGATCCTGCGGCCGTGACTCGCCAGGTCGAGCAGCTCGTGCGCAAGGGCTACGTGCGCAGAACACGGAGCGGCGTCGACCGGCGCGCCCTGTACGTGGAACTCACGGAGAAAGCGGAGCGCGCACTGCCCACGCTGCAGTCGGCGGCCCATCGCGCCGACCGGATGCTCGTCGACGGGTTGCGTCCGGAGGAGATCCGGGCCCTGCAAACGGCCGCACGCAGGATCATTGCGAATGCAAGGACAATGGAGCCCCCCGACCGGCCGGAAGGGATGCCGGGCGAGGATTAGCGCTGCTTCTCCAGGCGCCGCCGCATGTTCTCGGCGTTCTGCGCATCCCCGACAGCCCGGTAGAGATCGCGGGCGCGCGCGAAGTGCCCCAGGGCGGCGTCGGTGTGTCCGCCGTGTTCCAGGTGCAGCGCCAGGCAGGCGTGGGCCGCCGCCTGGCGGGCCGGCGGCAACAGCTTCCCGATCCCGACCAGGGCCGGTTCCAGCAGTGCGACCCCGTCGGCCCAGCGCTCCAGCCTGAGATACGTCTGGGCCAGGTTCAGCTTCACGTTCGCGACCGCCCGGCACGCCTCGGGAGAGTTTCCGCGCGGCATCACCGACAGGCCATCTTCCAGATAGACAGCGGCGGCGGGCCAGTCTCGATCCAGCGCGCGGTCCTCGGCGATCATGGCGCAGAGCTGGAACGCGAGCGTGTCGTTGCCTGCGACGCGGGCGGCGGCCAGACGGAGTTCCAGGACGGCCGTGACCTCGCTGACGGCGATCGCATCGGCGGTCAGGCCGCGCGCCAGTTCGTAGATCACGGTTGCACCCTCCGCGAAGATCCGCTCGACGCCGGCGTAGCGCATGAGTTCGCCCAGATAGCGGTGTTCGGGGTAGTGATCGCGCTCGATGTCGCCGTAGACGATGAACCGTACGTCCTTATCGACGGCGAAGGCGAGGAAGTCGGCCGCGGTGGTCAGGGTGCGCGGATACTGCATGTATTCGAGACCGGCGTAATGGGCCAGATGGGGCTTGCGGGCCATGACGAGGGCGTCCGTGTCGGCGCCGGCCAGCCGCTTCAGCTCGGGCGCGATGTCCAGCACGAACAGGGGCAGGCGTTGCCGGTAGACCTTCTCGGCCACCACGATGTCCGAGATCTGGAAGCCGTAGAGGGTCAGCGCGACGATCGCCAGGATGATCGCGCCCGCGCGCGAGGCCCGTTCGCGCAGGAAGGCCAGCGGCACGGCGAAGGTCCGGGAGGCCCAGTCGCCCAGACGAGCGCGCCGATCCACGCCGTCACCGGCCAAGGCCACGAATCCCACCGCGAACCAGCCCGGCCACACCGCGAAGGCGAAGCGGGGCTGGTAGTACACCGAGCACATGGTCAGGAAGTAAACCAGCGGGAAGACCAGCACGGCCCAGTGTCGGCGGCGCGGCGGGAAGAGCAGCATCCGCAGCAGCCCCAGGACGAGCAGCGCCGTCACGTGGTCGTTGAGGCTGTCGTTCAGCTCTCGCCGCAGGTGGTCCGGCACGTTGGCCAGGTAGCGTTCCAGGAACAGGAGCGGATCGCGGCGTACGACGCCGATCAGGCTGTCGGGCCGATCGCCGGGCGCGGGCCCGGAACCGGCGCCGCCGTAGAACTCTTCCACGAAGATGTTCTGCAGGTTGTGGGTGGCCAGCAGGCGTCCGGTCTGGGCGTGATTGACCGCGTACCATGGCGCGACCACGACCGCGAAGGCCGCCACGTGCGCCGCGGCGCCGAGCATACGCCGCCGGAAGGACTGGCGCTCGCGGTTCACCAGCAACACGACGAGCACGCCGGCCAGGGGCACGATCAGGCCGTTGTACCGGGTCAGGAACGCCAGGCCGCCCAGCGCGCCGGCGGCCGCCAGACGCGCCAACGACCAGCCGTGCCGCGTCAAGCGCTCGACGGCCAGGTAGCACAGCAGCAGGAACAGCAGGTCCGACGACGCCTTGTGGGCGTGCAGGAAGAATTCGAAGGCGAGCGACACGCCCATGGTCGCGCAGATCGCCACGCGCCGGTTGAAGGTGCGCAGCAACAACCGGTAGAGGAGGATCAGGAAGAGCGCGGCGCAGATGAGATTCAGGGTGACGCCGCTGCGGTACCAGTCGCCGCCGAGCAGCGAGACCACCGCGTGCACCCCGACCAGCGCGAAGGACGTGAGCGGCCCCTTGTAGGGATAGTTCAGCACGGAGAACTCGCCGTGCCACAGGCGCTGGGCGGCGATCACCAGATCGCCGTAGAAATCCGTCTCGACGCCGAGGTCGCCGACGGGGAACCAAGCGAGCTGCACCGCCAAGGCGACGGCCGCGTAGACGGCGGCGTAGATCAGGGGGAAGTACCGGTCGAAGCGTCGCGCGCCGTCGCTCATGGCTCTACATGTTCCGCCGGTACTGGCCGCCCACGCGGTAGAGGGCCGCGGAGATCTGACCCAGCGAGCAGACCTTGCAGGCCTCCATCATCTCGGCGAAGACGTTTTCGTGGCGCACGGCAGCCTCCTGCAGGCGCGCCAGGGCGTCGGGCGCGCGTTCGGCGTTGCGGGCGTGGAAGGCGCCCAGCGACGAGATGGCGAACTCCTTCTCTGCAGGCGTGGAGCGGATCACCTCATCCGGCACGAGCGTCGGCGAGCCCTTGGGATCGAGATACGTGTTGACGCCCACGATGGGCAGCTCGCCGCTGTGCTTGAGCTTCTCGTAGAGCAGCGACTCCTCCTGGATCTTGGTGCGCTGGTACATGCGCTCCATGGCGCCCAGGACGCCGCCGCGCTCGCTGAGGCTGCGGAACTCGGCGAGCACCGCCTCTTCCACCAGGTCGGTCAGATCCTCTACGATGAACGCTCCCTGCAGCGGGTTCTCGTTGCGGGCCAGGCCCAGCTCCTTGTTGATGATCAACTGGATGGCTATGGCCCGGCGCACGCTCTCCTCCGTCGGCGTGGTGATGGCCTCGTCGTAGGCGTTGGTGTGCAGGCTGTTGCAGTTGTCGTAGATCGCGGAGAGGGCCTGCAGGGTGGTGCGGATATCGTTGAAGGCGATCTCCTGGGCGTGCAGCGAGCGGCCCGAGGTCTGGATGTGGTACTT
Above is a window of bacterium DNA encoding:
- a CDS encoding MarR family transcriptional regulator, coding for MLAIRHDAKQPVAIAKALGIDPAAVTRQVEQLVRKGYVRRTRSGVDRRALYVELTEKAERALPTLQSAAHRADRMLVDGLRPEEIRALQTAARRIIANARTMEPPDRPEGMPGED
- a CDS encoding methylmalonyl-CoA mutase, producing KYHIQTSGRSLHAQEIAFNDIRTTLQALSAIYDNCNSLHTNAYDEAITTPTEESVRRAIAIQLIINKELGLARNENPLQGAFIVEDLTDLVEEAVLAEFRSLSERGGVLGAMERMYQRTKIQEESLLYEKLKHSGELPIVGVNTYLDPKGSPTLVPDEVIRSTPAEKEFAISSLGAFHARNAERAPDALARLQEAAVRHENVFAEMMEACKVCSLGQISAALYRVGGQYRRNM
- a CDS encoding sucrose synthase, which translates into the protein MIRELERFLAQHRREAYTLFRRCLDLGRPVLQRTDIMPEFEAFCREQDDSAECGEGFAEVIRSIQEAVSTPPDLYLAIRANVARWQYVHIQVETASCREVDVAEYLFVKERLAHPAAATDNWPLEIDLTPFERGFPKLHEVRSIGRGVEYLNRHLSGRLFDSNSDGLRLLFKFLKMHQCQGQQLMLNDLIRDRTEMRERLRDAVEYLETRPLADTWAEVGHELKRMGFEPGWGRTAGFMAENMSTLSDILEAPSPENLERFLVRIPMIFSLVILSPHGYFGQSGVLGKPDTGGQVVYILDQVRALEQEMLRSIREQGLDIEPRILILTRLIPEAEGTTCDQEVEPVTGTRHTRILRVPFRNQKGELMREWISRFEIWPYLEQYAIDTEKVILAELGGRPDLLIGNYSDGNLVATLLSQRLGVTQCNIAHALEKSKYKQSDLFWRDHEAQFHFSCQFTADLIAMNTADFIISSTYQEIAGTREVIGQYESYSSFTMPGLYRVVSGIDPFDPKFNIVSPGADTEVFFPFSEKDRRVESLLPEIEDLVNGGARPDALGLLRDHDKPLLFAMSRLDRIKNMAGLVELYGRSDALRGQANLLVAGGYMTPAESQDDDEAKQIETMHRLFDEYDLDGQARWITMRTDKTQVGELYRFVADSRGAFVQPALFEAFGLTVIEAMSSGLPTFATLHGGPLEIIEHGISGYHIDPLRPVEAAEIMAGFFGGCREDATLWKTISDGAIQRVASRYTWQLYASRMLSLSRIYGFWKFMTNIERQETRRYLEMFYTLVYRKLAATVPGQ
- a CDS encoding glycosyltransferase family 39 protein, whose product is MSDGARRFDRYFPLIYAAVYAAVALAVQLAWFPVGDLGVETDFYGDLVIAAQRLWHGEFSVLNYPYKGPLTSFALVGVHAVVSLLGGDWYRSGVTLNLICAALFLILLYRLLLRTFNRRVAICATMGVSLAFEFFLHAHKASSDLLFLLLCYLAVERLTRHGWSLARLAAAGALGGLAFLTRYNGLIVPLAGVLVVLLVNRERQSFRRRMLGAAAHVAAFAVVVAPWYAVNHAQTGRLLATHNLQNIFVEEFYGGAGSGPAPGDRPDSLIGVVRRDPLLFLERYLANVPDHLRRELNDSLNDHVTALLVLGLLRMLLFPPRRRHWAVLVFPLVYFLTMCSVYYQPRFAFAVWPGWFAVGFVALAGDGVDRRARLGDWASRTFAVPLAFLRERASRAGAIILAIVALTLYGFQISDIVVAEKVYRQRLPLFVLDIAPELKRLAGADTDALVMARKPHLAHYAGLEYMQYPRTLTTAADFLAFAVDKDVRFIVYGDIERDHYPEHRYLGELMRYAGVERIFAEGATVIYELARGLTADAIAVSEVTAVLELRLAAARVAGNDTLAFQLCAMIAEDRALDRDWPAAAVYLEDGLSVMPRGNSPEACRAVANVKLNLAQTYLRLERWADGVALLEPALVGIGKLLPPARQAAAHACLALHLEHGGHTDAALGHFARARDLYRAVGDAQNAENMRRRLEKQR